A single Tumebacillus sp. BK434 DNA region contains:
- the pruA gene encoding L-glutamate gamma-semialdehyde dehydrogenase, with amino-acid sequence MGVNVFKNEPFSDYSNPERKRSMEAALDLVASQLGRDYDLVINGKRISTEGKSVSINPSNKDQVIGRVSKADQSHAEEAMQAALTTFEWWKGVPAKERARVLLRASAIMRRRKDEFSSWLVYEAGKNWGEADADTAEAIDFLEFYAREMVRLSEDQNLTRMEGEDNELTYIPLGVGIVIPPWNFPLAIMAGMTAAAIVAGNTVVLKPATPTPVIAAKFVELLEEAGLPAGVVNYVPGSGAVIGDYLVDHPKTRFISFTGSKEVGIRIYERAAKVQKGQIWLKRVIAEMGGKDALVVDKGVNAKEAAQAIVASAFGFSGQKCSACSRAIIHEEIYDEVLGHVVEMTKQLTVGPAHEYNIGLGPVVDESAYNNILNYIEIGKGEGRLLAGGGKAEGNGFFIEPTVIADVDGRNGRIAQEEIFGPVLAVIKAKDFDDALEIANSTEFGLTGGVFSNDRFNLAKAREHFHVGNLYFNRKITGALVGVQPFGGFNMSGTDSKAGGYDYLLQFTQAKLVVERY; translated from the coding sequence ATGGGCGTTAACGTTTTCAAAAACGAACCATTTAGCGATTACAGCAATCCGGAGCGCAAGCGCTCGATGGAAGCTGCACTGGATCTCGTCGCTTCCCAGCTGGGCCGCGACTACGATCTCGTGATCAACGGCAAGCGCATCTCCACTGAAGGCAAATCCGTTTCGATCAACCCGTCCAACAAAGACCAAGTGATCGGCCGCGTCTCCAAAGCTGACCAGTCGCACGCGGAAGAAGCGATGCAGGCAGCTCTGACCACCTTCGAATGGTGGAAGGGCGTTCCGGCGAAAGAGCGCGCTCGCGTGCTGCTCCGCGCGTCGGCGATCATGCGCCGCCGCAAGGACGAGTTCTCCTCCTGGCTCGTGTACGAAGCAGGCAAGAACTGGGGCGAAGCGGATGCGGACACCGCAGAAGCGATCGACTTCCTCGAGTTCTACGCACGTGAAATGGTGCGCCTCTCCGAAGACCAGAACCTCACCCGCATGGAAGGCGAAGACAACGAGCTGACCTACATCCCGCTCGGCGTCGGTATCGTCATCCCGCCGTGGAACTTCCCGCTGGCGATCATGGCCGGCATGACCGCAGCAGCGATCGTCGCAGGCAACACCGTCGTGCTGAAGCCGGCGACTCCGACCCCGGTCATCGCTGCGAAATTCGTCGAGCTGCTTGAAGAAGCAGGTCTCCCGGCTGGCGTTGTCAACTACGTTCCGGGCTCCGGTGCGGTGATCGGCGACTACCTCGTCGATCATCCGAAGACCCGCTTCATCTCCTTCACCGGCTCCAAAGAAGTCGGCATCCGCATCTACGAGCGCGCTGCGAAAGTGCAAAAAGGCCAGATCTGGCTGAAGCGCGTCATCGCGGAAATGGGCGGCAAAGACGCACTGGTCGTCGACAAAGGCGTCAACGCGAAAGAAGCGGCACAAGCGATCGTCGCGTCCGCGTTTGGCTTCTCCGGTCAGAAGTGCTCCGCATGCTCCCGTGCGATCATCCACGAAGAGATCTATGACGAAGTGCTGGGCCACGTTGTCGAAATGACCAAGCAGCTGACCGTCGGTCCGGCTCACGAGTACAACATCGGCCTCGGCCCGGTTGTTGACGAGTCCGCGTACAACAACATTCTCAACTACATCGAGATCGGCAAAGGCGAAGGCCGCCTGCTCGCCGGCGGCGGCAAAGCAGAAGGCAACGGCTTCTTCATCGAGCCGACCGTCATCGCAGACGTTGACGGCCGCAACGGGCGTATCGCGCAAGAAGAGATCTTTGGCCCGGTGCTCGCTGTGATCAAGGCGAAAGACTTCGACGATGCGCTGGAAATCGCGAACTCCACCGAGTTCGGTCTGACCGGCGGCGTGTTCTCCAACGACCGCTTCAACCTGGCGAAAGCTCGCGAACACTTCCACGTCGGCAACCTGTACTTCAACCGCAAGATCACCGGCGCACTCGTTGGCGTGCAACCGTTCGGCGGTTTCAACATGTCCGGCACCGACTCCAAAGCGGGCGGTTACGACTACCTGCTGCAATTCACCCAAGCAAAACTCGTGGTGGAGCGCTACTAA
- the hemE gene encoding uroporphyrinogen decarboxylase: MTYNDTFLRAIRNEKVDHVPVWYMRQAGRYQASYRKIKEKHSLMQICEIPDLCAEVTISPVRDHNVDAAILYSDIMIPVKPMGVDVDIVAGVGPVIDNPIRELADVQALRPIQPEEDLPKTMETIRILRNELKVPLIGFAGAPFTLASYMVEGRPSREYHKTKRMMYAAPDVWFALMDKLGDMVITYMKGQVAAGVQAIQIFDSWIGALSPRDYEYYVFPTMKRIFEGLRDVPVPKIYFGVNTGHLLKLWKELPIDVVGVDWRVPLNVASERVGDKFALQGNLDPVYLLAPFEVLQEEVKRIIDLGLQHGGGYVFNLGHGLFPEVPEDVVTRLTAFIHEYSAGRLRG; the protein is encoded by the coding sequence ATGACCTATAATGATACCTTTCTGCGAGCGATTCGCAACGAGAAAGTCGACCATGTGCCGGTCTGGTACATGCGCCAAGCGGGCCGCTACCAAGCGTCCTACCGCAAGATCAAAGAAAAACACTCCCTGATGCAGATCTGTGAGATCCCGGACCTCTGCGCCGAAGTGACGATCTCCCCGGTGCGCGACCACAACGTCGACGCGGCGATCCTGTACTCCGACATCATGATCCCGGTCAAGCCGATGGGCGTCGATGTGGACATCGTCGCAGGCGTCGGACCGGTGATCGACAACCCGATCCGCGAACTGGCCGACGTGCAGGCGCTCCGCCCGATCCAGCCGGAAGAAGACCTGCCGAAAACGATGGAGACGATCCGCATTCTGCGGAACGAACTGAAAGTTCCCTTGATCGGTTTCGCAGGCGCGCCGTTCACTCTCGCGTCCTACATGGTCGAAGGTCGTCCGTCCCGCGAATACCACAAGACCAAGCGCATGATGTACGCTGCGCCGGACGTGTGGTTCGCCCTGATGGACAAGCTCGGCGACATGGTCATCACCTACATGAAAGGGCAAGTGGCAGCGGGCGTACAAGCGATCCAGATCTTCGACTCCTGGATCGGCGCTCTGTCGCCGCGCGACTACGAATACTACGTGTTCCCGACCATGAAGCGCATCTTCGAAGGCCTGCGCGACGTGCCCGTGCCGAAAATTTACTTCGGCGTCAACACCGGCCATCTGCTCAAGCTGTGGAAAGAGCTGCCGATCGACGTCGTCGGCGTCGACTGGCGTGTGCCGCTGAACGTGGCGAGCGAGCGCGTCGGCGACAAATTCGCCCTGCAAGGCAACCTCGACCCGGTCTACCTGCTGGCGCCGTTCGAAGTGCTGCAGGAAGAAGTCAAGCGCATCATCGACCTCGGCCTCCAGCATGGCGGCGGCTACGTCTTCAACCTCGGCCACGGCCTGTTCCCGGAAGTGCCGGAGGATGTCGTGACCAGACTGACCGCGTTTATCCATGAATACTCGGCAGGGAGGCTGCGCGGATGA
- the hemH gene encoding ferrochelatase: MSKQVIGILAMAYGTPSSVAEIEPYYTHIRRGRKPEPHQLQELIERYEAIGGLSPLNEITAAQAQGLERTLNEMNPDAEYRVYTGMKHAHPFIEETVQKMVQDGIEQAVGVVWAPHYSTMSIGTYIKSAEEAREKWGGPAQIGYVESWHLQPLFLDSTAQRVAAALAEFSADERPTVPVVFTAHSLPERILQMGDPYPQQIEETGRAVTEQIGHSNWFTGWQSAGRTPEPWLGPDILDVIRDQHAQGVRSIIVCPVGFVSDHLEVQYDIDIEAKQLADELGMKLVRVASPNDEPLFLKAVATAVLEQVKKG; the protein is encoded by the coding sequence ATGAGCAAGCAGGTGATCGGGATCTTGGCGATGGCGTACGGTACTCCGTCCTCCGTCGCTGAGATCGAACCGTACTACACCCACATCCGCCGCGGACGCAAGCCGGAGCCGCACCAGCTCCAAGAGCTGATCGAGCGCTACGAAGCGATCGGCGGACTTTCGCCGCTCAACGAGATCACAGCGGCACAGGCGCAAGGCCTTGAACGAACGTTGAACGAAATGAACCCGGACGCCGAATACCGCGTCTACACCGGCATGAAGCACGCGCATCCGTTTATTGAGGAGACCGTGCAGAAGATGGTGCAGGACGGCATCGAGCAAGCGGTCGGCGTCGTCTGGGCGCCGCACTACTCCACGATGAGCATCGGCACCTACATCAAAAGCGCCGAAGAAGCCCGTGAAAAATGGGGTGGACCTGCGCAGATCGGCTATGTGGAAAGCTGGCACCTCCAGCCGCTCTTCCTCGATTCCACCGCACAGCGCGTCGCCGCCGCCCTCGCCGAATTTTCGGCCGACGAGCGCCCGACCGTGCCGGTCGTCTTCACGGCGCATTCGCTGCCCGAGCGCATTTTGCAGATGGGCGACCCGTACCCGCAGCAGATCGAGGAGACCGGTCGCGCTGTGACCGAGCAGATCGGGCACAGCAACTGGTTCACCGGCTGGCAAAGTGCCGGACGCACGCCGGAGCCATGGCTGGGACCGGACATCCTCGACGTGATTCGCGACCAGCATGCCCAAGGCGTGCGTTCGATCATCGTTTGCCCGGTCGGCTTTGTTTCCGACCACCTCGAAGTGCAATATGACATCGATATAGAAGCCAAACAACTGGCTGACGAACTCGGCATGAAGCTTGTCCGCGTGGCGAGCCCCAACGACGAACCGCTCTTCCTGAAAGCGGTTGCGACCGCCGTGCTCGAACAAGTCAAAAAGGGATGA
- the hemY gene encoding protoporphyrinogen oxidase, with product MEQQQVKTAVIIGGGITGMSTAYYLEQKAREQGIDLQIYLLEADDKLGGKVQTVRRDGFVIEAGPDSFLARKTAAVTLCRELGIDGELVGTNPNARKTYILHQGKLHRIPQGLNIGVPTQFMPFATTTLLSWGGKLRAGLDLIKPKSTHQGDQSLGAFLERRLGTEVVDRLAEPLLAGIYAGDLRKLSMRATFPQYETLEQKYGSLIRGMLAQAQEAKAAQANTAQKPELGARPLPNSVFLTFRTGLARLIESLEAAYKRTEVRKSTRVEKLEEQEGGGYTVRLQDGNTLDADAVIITTPNYEAANILPASFSPKTQLNQVPYVSVATVVFAFDKGVIDFPLDASGFVVPKKEGITITAATWTSSKWLHTAEDGKVLMRFYVGRGGDEAIVEEPDEEIIRRVRKDLQATMGVTAEPAFSIVSRWKRSMPQYTVGHLDRVKTFTDQAERELPGVFFAGAGFTGLGIPDCIGQGVAMADKVISNLKKG from the coding sequence ATGGAACAACAACAGGTGAAAACGGCCGTAATCATCGGCGGCGGCATCACCGGGATGAGCACCGCCTACTACCTTGAACAAAAAGCGCGTGAACAGGGCATCGACCTGCAGATCTACCTGCTCGAAGCGGACGACAAGCTCGGCGGCAAAGTGCAGACGGTGCGCCGCGACGGATTCGTCATCGAAGCGGGCCCGGATTCCTTCCTGGCCCGCAAGACGGCAGCCGTCACGCTCTGCCGCGAGCTCGGCATCGACGGGGAACTGGTCGGCACCAACCCGAACGCGCGCAAAACCTACATCCTGCATCAAGGCAAGCTGCACCGCATTCCACAGGGCCTGAATATCGGCGTACCGACCCAGTTCATGCCGTTTGCGACCACGACCCTGCTGTCCTGGGGCGGCAAGCTGCGCGCCGGCCTCGATCTGATCAAGCCGAAGAGCACTCATCAAGGCGACCAGTCGCTCGGCGCTTTCCTCGAGCGCCGTCTTGGCACCGAAGTGGTCGACCGCCTCGCCGAGCCGCTTTTGGCGGGCATCTATGCGGGTGATCTGCGCAAGCTCTCGATGCGGGCGACCTTCCCGCAGTACGAGACCTTAGAGCAGAAATACGGCTCGCTGATCCGCGGTATGCTCGCCCAGGCTCAAGAAGCCAAGGCAGCCCAAGCGAACACCGCGCAAAAACCGGAACTGGGAGCGCGCCCGTTGCCGAACTCCGTCTTCCTCACCTTCCGCACCGGTCTGGCCCGCCTGATCGAAAGCCTCGAAGCGGCCTACAAGCGCACCGAAGTGCGCAAGAGCACCCGCGTCGAGAAGCTGGAAGAGCAGGAAGGCGGCGGCTACACCGTGCGCTTGCAGGACGGCAACACTCTCGATGCGGACGCGGTGATCATCACCACGCCGAACTACGAAGCGGCGAACATCCTGCCTGCTTCGTTCTCGCCGAAGACGCAGCTCAACCAAGTTCCGTACGTCTCGGTGGCGACCGTCGTGTTTGCCTTTGACAAAGGCGTGATCGATTTCCCGCTCGACGCCAGCGGCTTCGTCGTGCCGAAGAAAGAAGGCATCACGATCACGGCGGCGACGTGGACGTCGAGCAAATGGCTGCACACCGCCGAAGACGGCAAAGTGCTGATGCGCTTTTACGTCGGGCGCGGCGGCGACGAAGCGATCGTCGAAGAGCCGGATGAAGAGATCATCCGCCGCGTGCGCAAAGATCTGCAAGCCACGATGGGCGTGACGGCCGAACCGGCGTTCTCCATCGTCTCGCGCTGGAAGCGCTCCATGCCGCAGTACACCGTCGGCCACCTCGATCGCGTCAAGACCTTCACCGATCAAGCCGAGCGTGAACTGCCGGGCGTGTTCTTCGCTGGAGCAGGCTTTACCGGCCTCGGCATCCCGGACTGCATCGGGCAGGGGGTCGCCATGGCAGACAAAGTGATTTCCAACCTGAAAAAGGGCTGA
- a CDS encoding carbon-nitrogen family hydrolase, whose amino-acid sequence MKQAVRIALLQMDIALGQPEANFAKASEWIEKAAAHGTDLIVLPEMWNTAYSLENIRDIADQDGAKTREVIGGLAAKHGVNILAGSVADVRGGEVYNTTYLFDRTGAVVGDYSKMHLFRLMDEEKYLQAGDGVGRFALDGVEIGSMICYDLRFPELSRTLSLSGAQVVFIPAEWPHPRLNHWRHLQIARAIENQMFVVSCNRVGRTGDTEFFGHSMVIDPWGEILLEADETEGIHHVTIDLGVVPEIRSRIPIFEDRRPELYRQK is encoded by the coding sequence ATGAAACAAGCTGTACGTATCGCCCTGCTGCAGATGGACATCGCGCTGGGGCAGCCGGAAGCCAACTTTGCCAAGGCGTCCGAATGGATTGAAAAGGCAGCCGCACACGGCACCGACCTGATCGTGCTGCCGGAGATGTGGAACACGGCCTACTCGCTGGAGAACATCCGCGACATCGCCGACCAGGACGGCGCCAAGACGCGTGAGGTGATCGGCGGGCTGGCTGCCAAGCACGGTGTGAACATCCTCGCAGGCTCCGTCGCGGACGTGCGCGGGGGCGAGGTGTACAACACGACGTACCTGTTTGATCGCACCGGGGCTGTCGTCGGGGACTACTCGAAGATGCACCTGTTCCGCTTGATGGATGAGGAAAAATATCTGCAGGCGGGTGATGGGGTGGGCCGCTTTGCGCTGGACGGGGTGGAGATCGGGTCGATGATCTGCTACGACCTGCGCTTCCCGGAGCTGTCCCGCACGCTGTCGCTGTCCGGGGCGCAGGTGGTGTTCATTCCGGCGGAATGGCCGCATCCGCGCCTGAACCATTGGCGCCATCTGCAGATCGCCCGCGCGATCGAGAATCAGATGTTTGTCGTCTCCTGCAACCGCGTCGGCCGCACTGGGGACACGGAGTTCTTCGGCCATTCGATGGTGATCGACCCGTGGGGCGAAATCCTGCTCGAAGCGGATGAGACGGAAGGCATCCACCATGTGACGATCGACCTTGGCGTCGTGCCGGAGATTCGCAGCCGGATCCCGATCTTTGAAGACCGCCGCCCGGAGCTGTACCGGCAAAAATAG
- a CDS encoding S-layer homology domain-containing protein → MAKNRFKLLTSAAATAALIGTLVNPVSAAGSTAFKDISNSYAQEAILFLNEYEILMGVSDTEFAPTKKMTREQFATMLVKAHAPNTAAKRNMVFADNTKQTEWYYNFVQTAYDEKIMSGVGKNSKGQDVFGVGQTMTREQAIVAIMNMFGLNEFVDPQATPDFKDAGKISDWAKGYVALAQEMGIAFGTGTGNFEPKTATTREMGAQMLYKTTMEFVQHSTFVNIGFGGFENITAGKEAQFTVSAATINVPEEMALRYRATLVGKDGTPVANQTVSYQTELGWLSFTTDANGVAFFGPEAGFKPAEIGLESEDGITTNFKTTMANAGDYTLKVAFVDAATREVLGVEFTKDFTVAAAAAQADDTTETGLN, encoded by the coding sequence ATGGCAAAGAACCGCTTCAAGCTTTTGACATCCGCAGCTGCGACTGCTGCCTTGATTGGTACGCTGGTGAATCCGGTATCTGCTGCAGGAAGCACTGCATTCAAAGATATCTCGAACAGCTATGCGCAGGAAGCGATCCTGTTCCTGAATGAATATGAGATCCTGATGGGCGTGTCGGATACGGAATTCGCTCCGACCAAGAAAATGACCCGCGAGCAGTTCGCGACGATGCTGGTGAAGGCACACGCGCCGAATACCGCGGCGAAGAGAAACATGGTGTTCGCCGACAACACCAAGCAAACGGAATGGTACTACAACTTCGTGCAAACGGCTTATGATGAGAAGATCATGAGCGGCGTCGGCAAGAACTCGAAAGGCCAGGACGTGTTTGGTGTCGGCCAGACGATGACTCGTGAGCAGGCGATCGTAGCGATCATGAACATGTTCGGATTGAACGAATTCGTCGATCCGCAAGCAACCCCGGACTTTAAAGACGCGGGCAAGATCTCGGATTGGGCAAAAGGCTATGTGGCGCTGGCGCAAGAGATGGGCATCGCGTTTGGCACCGGCACCGGCAACTTTGAGCCGAAGACGGCGACGACTCGTGAGATGGGTGCGCAGATGCTCTACAAGACGACGATGGAATTTGTGCAGCACAGCACGTTTGTGAACATCGGCTTTGGTGGTTTTGAGAACATCACCGCTGGCAAGGAAGCGCAGTTCACCGTTTCGGCTGCAACTATTAACGTTCCTGAAGAGATGGCGCTGCGCTACCGTGCAACCCTCGTCGGCAAAGATGGAACTCCTGTTGCCAACCAGACGGTCTCGTACCAGACCGAACTGGGATGGCTGTCCTTTACCACCGACGCAAACGGCGTGGCGTTCTTCGGCCCGGAAGCAGGCTTCAAGCCGGCTGAGATCGGTCTGGAGAGCGAAGATGGCATCACCACCAACTTCAAGACGACGATGGCAAACGCTGGCGACTACACGCTGAAGGTGGCGTTTGTAGACGCTGCGACCCGCGAAGTGCTCGGGGTGGAGTTCACGAAGGACTTCACCGTTGCTGCGGCGGCAGCTCAGGCGGACGACACCACTGAAACTGGCCTCAACTAA
- a CDS encoding DUF421 domain-containing protein, with protein MSLEMLYRPITAFVALLLLSRLLGKKQIRQITAFNYISSIAFGASAAYVAFNPLVKFHYALITMFIWGGLSYGTEMLAQKSRKIRLLLEGEPTVVIKEGKILEKSLRKEKMNVEELTMLLRQEHIFSLTEVDYAILEPDGQLSILKKTNHLPASKHDIVTGRANPAPFGVQVVSDGQLLTHNLETIKRDEKWLEQQLQQQGIPTYKAVFYAEAQEDGGLYVDRKKDQPYKGGEEKSQT; from the coding sequence GTGAGCCTCGAAATGCTCTACCGGCCCATCACGGCGTTTGTCGCCTTGCTTCTCCTGTCCCGACTGCTCGGCAAGAAGCAGATCCGGCAGATCACCGCCTTCAACTACATCTCCAGCATCGCCTTCGGTGCCAGCGCTGCCTACGTCGCGTTTAACCCGCTGGTTAAGTTCCACTACGCCCTCATCACCATGTTCATCTGGGGAGGTCTTTCCTACGGTACGGAAATGCTGGCCCAAAAGTCCCGCAAGATCCGCCTGCTCCTTGAAGGCGAGCCGACCGTGGTGATAAAAGAAGGTAAGATTTTGGAGAAGTCCTTGCGTAAAGAAAAGATGAACGTAGAGGAGTTGACTATGCTCCTCCGCCAAGAACACATCTTTTCGCTAACAGAGGTCGACTACGCCATCCTGGAGCCCGACGGCCAGCTCAGCATTTTGAAAAAGACCAACCACCTGCCCGCCTCCAAACACGACATCGTAACCGGCCGCGCCAATCCCGCGCCTTTTGGTGTGCAGGTCGTATCGGATGGGCAGTTGCTGACCCATAACCTAGAGACGATCAAGAGAGATGAAAAGTGGCTGGAGCAGCAGTTGCAGCAGCAAGGCATCCCGACGTACAAGGCGGTGTTCTATGCGGAAGCGCAAGAGGATGGAGGGCTGTATGTGGATCGGAAGAAAGATCAGCCTTATAAGGGGGGAGAGGAGAAAAGCCAAACTTGA
- a CDS encoding oxidoreductase, translating to MTSTKKSALLIGASGLVGGHVLTQLLSNDTYSNVTIFVRKPLPHSHAKLEQVVVDFDNLSAYSEHFNVNDLFCCLGTTIKVAKTKEAFRKVDYTYPLELARLAKEHGVDKFLIITAMGSNAKSSIFYNQVKGQVENDIRALDLPSLHIFRPSLLLGERKEFRLGEQFGAVVSIALKPLIPAKYKPIHGRTVAAAMIEVAQTGQSGANIYESDRIAALGK from the coding sequence ATGACATCAACAAAAAAATCTGCCCTCCTCATCGGTGCCAGCGGCCTTGTAGGTGGTCATGTGCTGACCCAGCTCCTGAGCAACGATACATACTCCAACGTAACCATCTTCGTCCGCAAGCCCCTGCCCCACTCGCATGCGAAGTTGGAGCAGGTCGTGGTCGATTTCGACAATCTCTCGGCTTACAGCGAACACTTCAACGTCAACGATCTCTTCTGCTGCCTCGGCACCACGATCAAGGTCGCCAAGACGAAAGAAGCGTTCCGCAAGGTCGACTACACCTACCCGCTTGAGCTGGCACGTCTCGCCAAGGAGCACGGTGTAGACAAATTCCTCATCATCACGGCGATGGGTTCAAACGCGAAGTCTTCTATTTTCTACAACCAAGTCAAAGGCCAGGTGGAGAACGACATCCGCGCCCTTGACCTCCCTTCGCTGCACATCTTCCGCCCTTCGCTGCTGCTCGGAGAACGCAAGGAGTTCCGTCTGGGTGAGCAGTTCGGGGCGGTGGTATCGATAGCGCTCAAACCGCTGATTCCAGCCAAATACAAGCCCATTCACGGGCGCACAGTGGCGGCTGCGATGATCGAGGTGGCGCAGACTGGACAAAGCGGGGCGAACATCTATGAGTCAGATCGGATCGCCGCACTCGGGAAGTAA
- a CDS encoding DUF6602 domain-containing protein, with protein sequence MSIVRDLPNYFRSFAEELNTTKNRVRNLIGETHWASDGSHKEAILRETLRKFLPSKYEIGSGFIIDDSGNSSSKQIDILIYDNASPVIFRSSEFVIVPRHYVKAVIEVKTDIYYKTQRESAFENLYSAQTILNDDTNDVYTAIFAYDYKDIETKSMHGVSEHIVTRISEFYIRKFEELNSRSTVSKEMFLRKYSLSSFCINQQLYGLHWKNQRHPEFGIYNTEEKSFNFFVSNLLNTMDSKVSGRLWYPDEKESRKFLKRSLL encoded by the coding sequence ATGTCTATAGTAAGGGATCTCCCCAATTATTTCAGAAGTTTTGCTGAAGAATTAAACACAACGAAGAATAGGGTTCGAAACTTAATTGGAGAAACGCATTGGGCGTCGGATGGGTCACACAAAGAGGCAATTCTGCGTGAAACCTTGCGGAAGTTTTTACCTAGTAAATACGAGATTGGCTCAGGCTTTATTATCGACGACTCAGGAAATTCTTCGAGTAAACAAATCGATATTTTGATTTATGACAATGCATCGCCAGTAATTTTTAGGTCTTCCGAATTTGTAATCGTACCTCGACATTATGTCAAAGCTGTGATCGAAGTAAAGACAGACATTTACTACAAGACTCAAAGAGAAAGTGCATTTGAAAATCTGTACTCTGCCCAAACTATACTGAACGATGATACTAATGATGTATACACAGCAATTTTTGCATACGACTATAAAGATATTGAAACAAAAAGTATGCACGGTGTTAGTGAGCATATCGTTACTCGAATATCAGAGTTCTACATAAGAAAGTTCGAAGAACTAAACAGCCGTTCTACAGTTTCAAAAGAAATGTTCTTACGCAAATACTCTCTGTCTTCTTTCTGTATAAACCAACAGTTGTACGGCCTCCACTGGAAAAATCAACGTCATCCTGAGTTCGGTATCTACAATACTGAAGAAAAATCGTTTAACTTCTTCGTATCTAACCTACTAAACACAATGGATAGTAAGGTTTCAGGAAGACTTTGGTATCCTGATGAGAAAGAATCAAGAAAGTTCTTGAAAAGAAGTCTACTCTGA
- a CDS encoding metal-dependent hydrolase encodes MDTITHTLFGVIMYRSVNKIEMSKELKRSLLFTSLVGSQIPDIDVISQLWDTQGMYQMWHRGITHSIFMVPIWALLLSLICFLVWRTKDKRIFFLGLLAVFIHDTSDIFNAWGTGYFEPFSQARLTFGTIPIIDLTIWAFILGGFIFSRVRKHIAPHKVFKGVWCLIAAHILIQSVQGYAIYQSVDDPYEQVALSAEFVPWNYQVIGKRGDVVEILDATLWSEPKLVYTLQSSTKSNLDELFKKNPAAKTLHQWSPFVVIVDDEKHLGIYDPRFYRNGQSFLFESIEKNTKGAK; translated from the coding sequence ATGGATACAATCACCCATACCTTATTCGGCGTCATTATGTATCGCTCTGTAAACAAAATCGAAATGTCTAAGGAATTAAAGCGTTCTCTCCTATTCACCTCCCTCGTCGGCAGCCAAATCCCCGACATTGATGTCATCTCGCAATTATGGGATACACAAGGCATGTATCAAATGTGGCATCGTGGTATCACACACTCTATTTTCATGGTGCCGATTTGGGCTCTGCTCTTGTCCTTGATCTGCTTCCTAGTATGGCGTACCAAGGACAAAAGAATCTTCTTCCTAGGGCTACTAGCAGTCTTCATACACGACACATCAGACATATTTAATGCTTGGGGAACTGGATACTTTGAGCCCTTCTCACAGGCACGACTGACCTTTGGGACGATCCCGATCATTGACCTGACGATCTGGGCATTCATTCTCGGTGGGTTTATCTTCTCGCGAGTTCGGAAGCATATCGCGCCGCATAAAGTCTTCAAAGGGGTTTGGTGCCTGATCGCTGCGCACATCCTCATCCAGTCCGTACAAGGGTACGCGATCTATCAGTCCGTGGATGATCCGTATGAGCAGGTGGCGTTATCGGCTGAGTTCGTACCGTGGAACTATCAGGTGATTGGGAAACGCGGGGATGTGGTTGAGATTTTGGATGCAACATTATGGAGTGAACCCAAGTTGGTATATACACTTCAGTCATCGACAAAATCGAACTTAGATGAACTGTTTAAGAAAAATCCTGCTGCTAAAACGCTACATCAATGGTCTCCTTTTGTTGTAATCGTTGACGATGAAAAGCATTTGGGGATTTACGACCCTCGTTTTTATCGGAATGGGCAATCTTTTCTTTTCGAATCTATCGAGAAAAATACCAAAGGGGCAAAATAA
- a CDS encoding (deoxy)nucleoside triphosphate pyrophosphohydrolase — MKKVDVVGAIIVNEKKEVLCALRSQNMSLPGLWEFPGGKIEEGEDPKDSLVREIKEELDCEIEVGDLVVDATHEYPTVVVRLITYFATIVHGEPKASEHEKLTWLSKSELSSLNWAPADLPTLDRLVNEDLL, encoded by the coding sequence ATGAAAAAAGTGGATGTAGTTGGTGCCATAATTGTGAATGAAAAAAAAGAAGTGCTGTGCGCACTTCGTTCTCAAAATATGTCTTTACCGGGTCTTTGGGAATTTCCTGGTGGGAAAATTGAAGAGGGGGAAGATCCCAAGGACTCCTTGGTTAGAGAGATCAAAGAAGAGTTAGATTGCGAGATTGAGGTCGGTGATCTTGTAGTTGACGCAACACATGAGTATCCAACCGTTGTGGTGCGCCTCATCACATACTTTGCAACAATTGTGCATGGGGAACCGAAAGCCAGTGAGCATGAAAAACTCACTTGGCTTTCAAAAAGTGAACTGAGTTCTCTTAACTGGGCCCCCGCTGATTTGCCGACTCTTGATCGTTTGGTCAATGAAGATTTATTGTAG